From the Martelella mediterranea DSM 17316 genome, one window contains:
- a CDS encoding YbaB/EbfC family nucleoid-associated protein, with protein MRDLMGMMGKVKEMQAKMEQLQEEIAAARVEGVSGGGMVQIEMTGKGDMLSIKIDPSLLNGDEAEMLEDLIVAAHRDAKDRAGEKAEEMTKELTAGLPIPPGMKLPF; from the coding sequence ATGCGCGATCTGATGGGCATGATGGGCAAGGTCAAGGAAATGCAGGCCAAGATGGAGCAGCTGCAGGAAGAGATCGCGGCCGCCCGGGTGGAAGGCGTTTCCGGCGGCGGCATGGTGCAGATCGAAATGACCGGCAAGGGCGACATGCTGTCGATCAAGATCGATCCGAGCCTGCTTAACGGCGACGAGGCCGAGATGCTGGAAGACCTGATCGTCGCCGCCCACCGCGACGCCAAGGACCGCGCCGGCGAGAAGGCGGAGGAAATGACCAAGGAACTGACCGCCGGTCTGCCGATCCCGCCCGGCATGAAGCTGCCCTTCTGA
- a CDS encoding YbaK/EbsC family protein produces MSLESVRAHLDTAAPDIDIIETEASSATVEEAASAHNVAPAQIAKTLSFSVKDDVFLLVARGDARIDNKKAKAAFGGKVKMLPLEDVEAITGHPVGGVCPFGLASPIRVYCDESLKAFDEVVPAAGSRNAAIRIAPERLAEITGADWVDVCAEPAA; encoded by the coding sequence ATGAGCCTCGAAAGCGTGCGCGCCCATCTCGACACGGCCGCCCCCGACATCGACATCATCGAGACCGAAGCCTCAAGCGCGACGGTGGAAGAGGCAGCAAGCGCCCATAATGTCGCCCCCGCTCAGATCGCCAAGACGCTCTCCTTCAGCGTGAAGGATGACGTGTTTCTGCTGGTCGCGCGCGGCGATGCGCGGATCGACAACAAGAAGGCCAAGGCGGCCTTTGGCGGCAAGGTGAAAATGCTGCCGCTCGAAGACGTCGAGGCGATCACCGGCCATCCGGTCGGCGGCGTCTGCCCCTTCGGCCTCGCAAGCCCGATCCGGGTTTACTGCGATGAAAGCCTGAAGGCGTTCGACGAGGTGGTGCCGGCCGCAGGCTCCCGCAATGCCGCGATCCGGATTGCGCCCGAAAGGCTTGCCGAAATCACCGGCGCCGACTGGGTCGATGTCTGTGCCGAGCCCGCTGCCTGA
- a CDS encoding DNA polymerase III subunit gamma/tau — translation MAENEQQREKDAGYRVLARKYRPKDFSDLMVGQEAMVRTLTNAFETGRIAQAYMLTGVRGVGKTTTARILARGLNYKSDAIDKPTIELKEIGEHCQAIMEGRHVDVIEMDAASHTGIDDIREIIDQVRYRPSTARYKVYIIDEVHMLSNQAFNGLLKTLEEPPEHVKFIFATTEIRKVPITVLSRCQRFDLRRIPAADLVRLFSTIAAKEGVEIEDEAVQMIARAAEGSARDGLSLLDQAISHGSGHVEASAVRAMLGLADRARIVDLFGHIVTGDVAAALAEFQSQYEAGANPVVVLNDLADFTHLVTRLKYVPEGAEDVSLSEIERTAGAGFAEKVAVSALSRIWQMLLKGIPETENAARPLGAAEMVLIRLAHAASLPSPEDAARRLLALEEGGAAAAPSAPPAGRPQGGGSGSANAVSARQTGEAPRQSATVTMLHPQSAEARQPEIAPQPETVEAEPEPAPEPQKTSAIKSLQDITDLCSKNRAIKMRSEIRNFVRLVRLEPGRLEVNLLPGTSATFLNDLGAKLREWTGESWFVSLSKEAGAPTLLEAEEAEREQRFRDAREDPDIAAILKFFPGAEIRDVRVRAETETPDTADGDAPDAAVNEDGDVLPEDDIDE, via the coding sequence ATGGCCGAGAACGAACAGCAGCGCGAAAAAGACGCCGGATACCGCGTGCTTGCGCGCAAGTACCGTCCGAAGGATTTCTCCGACCTGATGGTCGGCCAGGAGGCGATGGTGCGCACGCTGACCAACGCCTTCGAGACCGGCCGCATCGCCCAGGCCTATATGCTGACCGGGGTGCGCGGCGTCGGCAAGACCACCACCGCCCGGATTCTCGCCCGCGGCCTCAACTACAAGTCCGACGCCATCGACAAGCCGACGATCGAGCTGAAGGAAATCGGCGAGCACTGCCAGGCGATCATGGAAGGTCGCCATGTCGACGTGATCGAGATGGACGCCGCCTCCCATACCGGCATCGACGATATCCGCGAGATCATCGATCAGGTGCGCTACCGGCCCTCGACCGCGCGCTACAAGGTCTACATCATCGACGAGGTGCACATGCTCTCCAACCAGGCCTTCAACGGCCTGCTGAAGACGCTGGAAGAGCCGCCCGAGCATGTGAAATTCATCTTCGCCACCACTGAAATCCGGAAAGTTCCGATCACGGTGCTGTCGCGCTGCCAGCGCTTCGACCTGCGCCGGATTCCGGCCGCCGATCTGGTGCGGCTGTTTTCCACGATTGCCGCCAAGGAAGGCGTCGAGATCGAGGACGAGGCGGTGCAGATGATCGCCCGCGCCGCCGAGGGCTCGGCGCGCGACGGGCTGTCGCTGCTCGACCAGGCGATTTCGCATGGCAGCGGCCATGTGGAAGCATCCGCCGTGCGGGCGATGCTGGGCCTTGCCGACCGCGCCCGGATTGTCGATCTGTTCGGCCATATCGTGACCGGCGATGTTGCTGCGGCGCTGGCCGAATTCCAGTCGCAGTATGAGGCCGGGGCCAATCCCGTGGTCGTGCTCAATGATCTTGCGGATTTCACCCATCTGGTGACGCGGTTGAAATATGTGCCCGAGGGCGCGGAAGACGTGTCGCTGAGCGAGATCGAACGCACTGCGGGCGCCGGCTTTGCCGAAAAGGTCGCGGTCTCCGCGCTGTCGCGCATCTGGCAGATGCTGCTGAAGGGCATTCCCGAGACCGAAAACGCCGCCCGCCCGCTGGGCGCCGCCGAAATGGTGCTGATCCGCCTCGCCCACGCCGCAAGCCTGCCCTCGCCGGAAGATGCCGCCCGCAGGCTGCTGGCGCTGGAGGAGGGCGGCGCAGCGGCGGCCCCATCCGCGCCGCCGGCCGGTCGCCCGCAGGGTGGCGGTTCCGGCAGCGCCAATGCCGTTTCCGCCCGCCAGACCGGCGAAGCGCCCCGCCAATCCGCGACCGTCACCATGCTGCATCCGCAAAGCGCAGAAGCCCGCCAACCGGAGATCGCGCCGCAGCCGGAAACCGTGGAGGCCGAGCCGGAGCCCGCCCCCGAACCGCAGAAGACCTCGGCGATCAAATCGCTGCAGGACATTACAGACCTTTGCTCGAAGAACCGCGCGATCAAGATGCGCTCGGAAATCCGCAATTTCGTGCGGCTGGTGCGGCTTGAGCCCGGCCGGCTGGAGGTCAACCTTCTGCCCGGCACATCCGCGACCTTCCTCAACGATCTCGGCGCGAAGCTTCGCGAATGGACCGGCGAGAGCTGGTTCGTCAGCCTCAGCAAGGAGGCCGGCGCGCCGACGCTGCTGGAAGCCGAGGAAGCCGAGCGCGAGCAGCGCTTCCGCGATGCCCGCGAGGACCCGGATATCGCCGCGATCCTGAAATTCTTCCCCGGCGCGGAAATCCGCGACGTCCGCGTGCGCGCCGAGACGGAAACACCCGATACGGCAGACGGCGATGCGCCCGACGCCGCCGTCAACGAGGATGGCGACGTGCTGCCGGAAGACGATATCGACGAATAG
- a CDS encoding HAD-IA family hydrolase codes for MTKCLMLDVDGVVISGPDGQSWARDIERDLGIDPDMLETHFFIPHWPEIVAGRKALREVLEECLPVLAAPVSPDDFMAYWFERDSTIDHDVLAACDRLRAHGTRIFLATNQEHLRAEYLMAQLNLSDRVDGIVYSAAVGAKKPDPAFFEAAEAKSGFTGADHVLVDDQFKNIEAARAFGWRAFHWTGGEDLEALLDAVGRDGG; via the coding sequence ATGACCAAGTGCCTGATGCTGGATGTCGACGGCGTCGTCATCAGCGGCCCGGACGGCCAGTCCTGGGCCCGCGATATCGAGCGTGATCTCGGCATCGATCCGGACATGCTCGAAACCCATTTCTTCATACCGCACTGGCCGGAGATCGTCGCCGGCAGGAAGGCGCTGCGCGAGGTGCTGGAGGAATGCCTGCCGGTGCTGGCAGCGCCGGTCTCGCCGGATGATTTCATGGCCTACTGGTTCGAGCGCGATTCGACGATCGACCATGATGTGCTTGCGGCCTGCGACCGGCTGCGCGCGCACGGAACCCGCATCTTTCTAGCCACCAACCAGGAACATCTGCGCGCGGAATACCTGATGGCGCAACTGAACCTTTCCGATCGCGTCGACGGGATCGTCTATTCGGCGGCTGTGGGCGCGAAGAAGCCGGATCCGGCGTTCTTCGAGGCAGCCGAGGCAAAGAGCGGCTTTACCGGAGCGGACCATGTTCTGGTGGATGACCAGTTCAAGAATATCGAGGCGGCTCGGGCCTTCGGCTGGCGCGCGTTTCACTGGACCGGCGGCGAAGACCTTGAGGCGCTGCTGGACGCTGTCGGGCGAGACGGCGGGTAA
- a CDS encoding prephenate dehydratase produces MIMKTNRISFQGEYGANSDMACRDMYPDMEPLPCKTFEDAFLAVENGDADLAMIPIENTLAGRVADIHYQLPDSHLSIIGEYFMPIRFQLMALPGVKLDDIKTVHSHIHALGQCRKIIRRNKWNAVIAGDTAGAAMLVKEKGDRSMAALAPRLAASLYGLDILAENVEDSESNITRFVILSDKTKRAEPGGEDRTIVTTFIFNVRNIPAALYKALGGFATNGINMTKLESYQIGGKFIATQFYADIEGHPDDSAVARALEELEFFTEKVRILGVYEGHPMRRHLQSLDDIS; encoded by the coding sequence ATGATCATGAAAACCAACCGCATCTCGTTCCAGGGCGAATACGGCGCCAATTCCGACATGGCCTGCCGGGACATGTATCCCGACATGGAGCCGCTGCCCTGCAAGACCTTCGAGGATGCGTTCCTGGCGGTCGAGAACGGCGATGCCGATCTGGCGATGATCCCGATCGAGAACACGCTCGCTGGCCGCGTCGCCGATATCCATTACCAGCTCCCCGATTCGCACCTGTCGATCATCGGCGAATATTTCATGCCGATCCGCTTCCAGTTGATGGCGCTGCCGGGCGTGAAGCTCGATGATATCAAGACCGTTCACAGCCACATCCACGCGCTCGGCCAGTGCCGAAAGATCATCCGCCGCAACAAGTGGAACGCGGTAATCGCCGGCGATACGGCGGGCGCTGCCATGCTGGTGAAGGAAAAGGGCGACCGTTCCATGGCGGCGCTGGCCCCGCGCCTTGCCGCCTCGCTTTACGGGCTCGATATCCTGGCCGAGAACGTCGAGGACAGCGAGAGCAACATCACGCGGTTCGTGATTCTGTCCGACAAGACGAAGCGAGCGGAGCCGGGCGGCGAAGACCGCACGATCGTCACCACCTTCATCTTCAACGTCCGCAATATTCCGGCCGCGCTCTACAAGGCGCTTGGCGGTTTTGCCACCAACGGCATCAACATGACCAAGCTGGAAAGCTACCAGATCGGCGGCAAGTTCATCGCCACCCAGTTCTATGCCGATATCGAGGGGCATCCGGACGATTCGGCCGTGGCGCGAGCGCTGGAGGAACTCGAATTCTTCACCGAGAAGGTGCGCATCCTGGGCGTCTATGAAGGCCACCCAATGCGCCGTCACCTGCAGTCGCTGGACGACATTTCGTAG
- the recR gene encoding recombination mediator RecR → MAKRVTGPEIEKLIQLLAKVPGLGPRSARRAALHLIKKRDQLMGPLSGAMQDAYDKVQICSTCGNVDTSDPCTICTDPTRDQGLVIVVEDVGDLWALERAAALNAAYHVLGGTLSPLDGIGPDDLTIAALVDRVKAGEVRELIIAVNATVEGQATAHYITDQLEGLDIKVTRLAHGVPVGGELDYLDEGTLVAALRARTSL, encoded by the coding sequence ATGGCAAAACGAGTCACCGGTCCCGAAATCGAAAAACTGATCCAGCTTCTGGCGAAGGTGCCGGGGCTTGGGCCGCGGTCGGCCAGGCGCGCGGCGCTGCATCTGATCAAGAAGCGCGACCAGTTGATGGGCCCGCTCTCCGGCGCGATGCAGGATGCCTATGACAAGGTGCAGATCTGCTCCACCTGCGGCAATGTCGACACATCCGATCCCTGCACGATCTGCACCGATCCGACCCGCGACCAGGGCCTCGTCATCGTGGTGGAGGATGTCGGCGATCTGTGGGCGCTGGAGCGCGCGGCGGCGCTCAACGCCGCCTATCACGTGCTCGGCGGCACGCTGTCGCCGCTTGACGGCATCGGGCCGGACGATCTCACCATCGCCGCCCTTGTCGACCGGGTGAAGGCCGGCGAGGTGCGCGAACTGATCATCGCCGTCAACGCCACCGTCGAGGGCCAGGCGACCGCCCACTACATCACCGATCAGCTCGAAGGCCTCGACATCAAGGTGACCCGGCTTGCCCATGGCGTGCCGGTCGGCGGCGAACTCGACTATCTCGACGAGGGCACGCTGGTGGCAGCGCTCAGGGCGCGGACGAGCCTGTAG
- a CDS encoding helix-turn-helix transcriptional regulator has translation MAGSRSERLLALLQVLRGHRYPVSGSSLADELGISLRTLYRDIASLRAQGAAIEGEAGVGYVLRPGFLLPPMMFSQEEIEALVLGSRWVARSTDAKLSEAAAAALAKITAVLPPALCDAVDETALIIGPRALVEEKADIPALRSAIRHERKLEIGYSDEAGAITRRIIWPFGLAYFESVRVVLGWCELRQDFRHFRTDRIASMTEPGERYPKRRAALLAEWRRTMNYT, from the coding sequence GTGGCCGGCTCGCGCTCGGAACGGCTGCTGGCGCTCTTGCAGGTGCTGCGCGGCCATCGCTATCCGGTTTCAGGCAGCAGCCTTGCCGATGAGCTCGGCATCAGTCTCAGAACACTCTACCGCGATATCGCGAGCCTGAGGGCGCAGGGCGCGGCGATCGAAGGCGAGGCGGGCGTCGGCTATGTGCTGCGTCCGGGCTTCCTGTTGCCGCCGATGATGTTCTCGCAGGAGGAGATCGAGGCGCTGGTGCTCGGCAGCCGCTGGGTGGCGAGATCCACCGATGCCAAGCTTTCCGAAGCCGCCGCGGCCGCCCTTGCCAAGATCACGGCCGTGCTACCGCCTGCGCTCTGCGATGCGGTGGATGAAACGGCGCTGATCATCGGTCCGCGTGCGCTTGTCGAGGAGAAGGCCGATATCCCGGCGCTTCGAAGCGCGATCCGCCATGAGCGAAAGCTCGAGATCGGCTACAGCGATGAGGCCGGCGCGATCACCCGCAGGATCATCTGGCCGTTCGGCCTCGCCTATTTCGAGAGCGTGCGTGTGGTTCTCGGCTGGTGCGAGTTGCGTCAGGATTTCCGCCATTTCCGCACCGACCGGATCGCAAGCATGACGGAGCCCGGCGAGCGCTACCCGAAACGCCGCGCGGCGCTGCTGGCCGAATGGCGGCGAACGATGAATTATACGTGA
- a CDS encoding VOC family protein yields the protein MTALPFNLVVLYVEDPKASAEFYADFLGLKPMALSDGFSSLTTDAGMTLGLWRKSTAHPPAEGGPGSVEIGIMAADEGGVEALYDRVKADGMTVIQPLVTAAFGPTFVITDPDGHRIRVCQPDN from the coding sequence ATGACCGCACTTCCTTTCAACCTTGTCGTTCTCTATGTCGAAGACCCGAAGGCGAGCGCTGAGTTCTACGCCGACTTTCTCGGATTGAAGCCGATGGCGCTTTCCGACGGCTTTTCATCGCTCACCACCGATGCCGGCATGACGCTCGGCCTGTGGCGCAAGTCGACGGCCCATCCGCCGGCGGAAGGCGGTCCGGGATCGGTCGAAATCGGCATCATGGCGGCTGATGAGGGCGGCGTGGAGGCGTTGTATGACCGCGTGAAAGCGGACGGGATGACCGTCATTCAGCCGCTGGTCACGGCGGCGTTCGGCCCGACATTCGTGATCACCGATCCAGACGGTCACCGCATTCGCGTGTGCCAGCCGGATAACTGA
- a CDS encoding LysE family translocator: MTLGALALFAITLFVAAGSPGPSVAALVARVLSRGHRDVLPFLAAMWLGEALWLTLAVFGLAAVATSFHGVFVAIKWAGVAYLFWLAWKMWFARTETAGAELPQASSGWKMFLTGISITIGNPKIMMFYVALLPTILDLASVTLVGWLELTVTLLLVLAVVDLAWVFLATRARRLLKSPRAMKIANRLSAGMIGGAAVAIATR; this comes from the coding sequence ATGACGCTCGGCGCGCTCGCCCTGTTCGCCATCACGCTGTTCGTCGCCGCCGGCTCTCCAGGGCCGAGCGTGGCAGCCCTCGTCGCCCGCGTCTTGTCGCGCGGGCACCGCGACGTGCTGCCGTTTCTGGCGGCGATGTGGCTGGGCGAGGCGCTGTGGCTGACGCTGGCGGTGTTCGGGCTGGCGGCCGTCGCCACCAGCTTTCATGGCGTGTTTGTGGCGATCAAATGGGCGGGCGTCGCCTATCTTTTCTGGCTCGCCTGGAAGATGTGGTTCGCAAGGACAGAGACCGCCGGCGCGGAACTGCCGCAGGCAAGCTCCGGCTGGAAGATGTTTTTGACCGGCATCAGCATCACCATCGGCAACCCGAAGATCATGATGTTCTATGTGGCGCTGCTGCCGACGATCCTCGATCTCGCAAGCGTCACCCTTGTCGGCTGGCTGGAACTCACCGTCACGCTGCTGCTGGTGCTCGCCGTGGTCGATCTCGCATGGGTGTTCCTGGCCACCAGGGCCCGCCGGCTGCTGAAAAGCCCCCGCGCCATGAAGATCGCCAACCGCCTCAGCGCTGGCATGATCGGCGGCGCAGCCGTGGCGATAGCGACGCGGTAG
- a CDS encoding ArsR/SmtB family transcription factor, whose product MDENQTIAALAALAQSTRLQTFRLLVESEPDGIAAGELARRLDVPQNTMSAHLSTLSRAGIVVNERQGRSIIYRADLERFRAVMLYLLQDCCGGNADLCAPLIEGLAPCCANAGPTHEDNRNDRPDL is encoded by the coding sequence ATGGATGAGAATCAGACAATCGCGGCGCTGGCCGCACTGGCGCAGTCGACCCGGCTTCAGACCTTCCGGCTGCTTGTGGAAAGCGAACCGGACGGCATCGCCGCGGGCGAACTCGCCCGCAGGCTCGACGTTCCGCAAAACACCATGTCGGCGCATCTTTCGACGCTTTCCCGTGCCGGCATCGTCGTCAATGAGCGGCAGGGACGTTCGATCATCTACCGGGCCGATCTGGAGCGCTTCCGCGCCGTCATGCTCTATCTCCTGCAGGATTGCTGCGGCGGCAATGCGGACCTCTGCGCGCCGCTGATCGAAGGACTTGCACCCTGTTGCGCCAATGCCGGCCCCACCCACGAGGACAACCGAAATGACCGACCGGATCTATAA
- a CDS encoding HIT family protein, whose translation MQEFQIDPRLERDSMAIADLGLCQLRLMRDARWPWLLAVPQRAGIEEMFDLAPLDQTMLTFEVNEAAKALKAVTGATKINIAAIGNMVRQLHVHVVARFEGDANWPGPIWGYGTRESRSDDDCAALARKIAEAMA comes from the coding sequence ATGCAGGAATTTCAGATCGATCCGCGTCTCGAGCGCGACAGCATGGCGATCGCCGATCTGGGGCTCTGCCAGTTGCGGCTGATGCGCGATGCGCGCTGGCCCTGGCTGCTGGCCGTGCCGCAGCGTGCCGGGATCGAGGAGATGTTCGATCTGGCGCCGCTCGACCAGACCATGCTGACCTTCGAGGTCAATGAGGCGGCCAAGGCGCTGAAAGCCGTCACCGGCGCGACCAAGATCAATATCGCGGCGATCGGCAACATGGTGCGCCAGCTCCATGTCCATGTCGTCGCCCGGTTCGAGGGCGATGCCAACTGGCCGGGTCCGATCTGGGGCTACGGCACGCGGGAGTCGCGCTCCGATGACGACTGCGCGGCCCTGGCGCGCAAGATTGCAGAGGCAATGGCATGA
- the nudC gene encoding NAD(+) diphosphatase produces MTSLFFKAGPHEDPSALTAFAGCRIIRDSEHRDEETLEKAAAEPNARFFGFAGGKGIVKHERQVLDPYFARYELAAYSPDPESAILLGREPSGAPLISIKLGLDPEALPGHLKALTTRAAYSESMLDRATLGAFALAVSLNAWIDNHRFCGRCGSPSKSAAGGFRRECTACGNMMFPRTDPVVIMLIVDEAGDRVLLGRSPHFPAGRYSCLAGFLEPGETVEDAVRRETLEESGIRVGAVRYHASQPWPMPHSLMLGCYGKAENFDISPDDAELEDCRWFSRDELAAIVDGTHPDGINAPPDGAIAFRLVRDFLDWK; encoded by the coding sequence ATGACATCACTGTTCTTCAAGGCCGGCCCGCACGAGGATCCGAGCGCGCTGACCGCCTTTGCCGGCTGCCGGATCATCCGCGACAGCGAACACCGCGACGAGGAAACGCTGGAAAAGGCCGCCGCCGAGCCCAATGCCCGTTTTTTCGGCTTTGCCGGCGGCAAGGGCATCGTCAAGCATGAGCGCCAGGTGCTCGATCCCTATTTCGCCCGTTATGAGCTGGCGGCGTATTCTCCCGATCCCGAAAGCGCGATCCTGCTCGGCCGCGAGCCCTCCGGCGCGCCGCTGATCTCGATCAAGCTCGGCCTCGATCCCGAGGCCCTGCCGGGGCATCTGAAGGCGCTCACCACCCGCGCCGCCTACAGCGAAAGCATGCTCGATCGCGCCACGCTCGGCGCCTTCGCGCTCGCCGTCAGCCTCAACGCCTGGATTGACAATCACCGCTTCTGCGGCCGCTGCGGTTCGCCGTCGAAGTCGGCCGCCGGCGGGTTTCGGCGCGAATGCACGGCCTGCGGCAACATGATGTTTCCGCGCACCGATCCGGTGGTGATCATGCTGATCGTGGATGAGGCCGGCGACCGTGTTCTGCTGGGGCGCAGCCCGCATTTCCCGGCCGGCCGCTATTCCTGCCTCGCCGGCTTTCTGGAGCCCGGCGAGACCGTCGAGGACGCGGTGCGGCGCGAGACGCTGGAGGAATCCGGCATCCGCGTCGGCGCGGTGCGCTATCATGCCTCCCAGCCCTGGCCGATGCCGCATTCGCTGATGCTCGGCTGCTACGGCAAGGCGGAAAACTTCGATATCAGCCCGGATGACGCCGAGCTTGAAGACTGTCGCTGGTTTTCCCGCGACGAGCTTGCCGCAATCGTTGACGGCACGCATCCAGACGGCATCAACGCGCCGCCGGATGGCGCGATCGCCTTCCGGCTGGTGCGCGATTTCCTCGACTGGAAATAG
- a CDS encoding arsenate reductase ArsC gives MTDRIYNVLFLCTGNSARSIMAEAILNKEGAGRFHAFSAGSRPKGEVHPLALKTLETMGYPTEGFRSKSWDEFSGPDAPEIDFIITVCDNAAGESCPIMRGSGRRAHWGVEDPAGVSGTEEQKLRAFAQTATFLKSRIMAFLNLAQETIDSAGIDTHMKQIGAMDGATEKSTKAI, from the coding sequence ATGACCGACCGGATCTATAATGTTCTGTTTCTCTGCACCGGAAATTCCGCCCGTTCCATCATGGCGGAGGCGATCCTGAACAAGGAAGGCGCCGGCCGTTTCCATGCCTTTTCCGCCGGCAGCCGGCCGAAGGGCGAGGTTCATCCGCTGGCTCTCAAGACGCTTGAGACCATGGGCTACCCCACGGAGGGCTTCCGCTCCAAGAGCTGGGACGAGTTTTCCGGACCCGATGCCCCCGAGATCGATTTCATCATCACTGTCTGCGACAATGCAGCCGGCGAGAGCTGCCCGATCATGCGCGGCAGCGGCAGGCGCGCCCATTGGGGCGTGGAAGACCCGGCAGGCGTTTCCGGCACGGAAGAACAAAAGCTGCGCGCCTTCGCCCAGACCGCGACATTCCTGAAAAGCCGGATCATGGCCTTCCTCAATCTGGCCCAGGAAACCATCGATTCCGCAGGGATCGACACGCATATGAAGCAGATCGGCGCCATGGACGGCGCAACCGAGAAAAGCACGAAGGCCATCTGA
- a CDS encoding aminoglycoside nucleotidyltransferase ANT9, protein MQPYQNEQIQSALALLRRVLGDALLGACLHGSAVSGGLRPQSDIDLLAVVDAALTASQRKALLMDLLRLSGRHPAAAGAPRCLEVMVFCKADLAGGDYPAQAEFLYGEWLRSAFEAGEIPIPERDPEYSLIIAQARQQAISLLGPDVGELLPDVSIEHVRQAMRDVLPGLLSGLRGDERNVLLTFARMWYTASTGKFLAKDAAASWAIPRLPNPDVMMLDHARRAYLGEVADDWTNQGDAARQLAERLGECVSNALKSG, encoded by the coding sequence ATGCAGCCCTATCAAAATGAACAGATACAGTCGGCCTTGGCTCTCCTGCGCCGCGTTCTGGGCGATGCGCTGCTCGGTGCTTGTCTGCATGGGTCTGCGGTGTCGGGCGGGCTCCGGCCGCAGAGCGACATTGATCTGCTGGCGGTTGTTGACGCCGCGCTGACCGCGAGCCAGCGCAAAGCTCTGCTGATGGACCTTTTGCGCCTCTCCGGTCGTCACCCTGCCGCAGCCGGCGCGCCCCGTTGCCTTGAGGTCATGGTATTTTGCAAGGCTGACCTTGCGGGCGGTGACTACCCGGCGCAGGCTGAATTCCTCTACGGAGAGTGGTTGCGGAGCGCCTTCGAGGCCGGTGAGATCCCGATACCCGAACGTGATCCCGAATATTCCCTGATTATCGCACAGGCTCGTCAGCAGGCCATTTCCCTGCTCGGGCCAGATGTGGGGGAACTGCTGCCGGATGTCTCGATAGAGCATGTCCGGCAGGCGATGCGCGATGTCCTTCCCGGTCTGCTGAGCGGGCTGCGCGGCGACGAGCGGAATGTCCTGCTGACGTTTGCGCGAATGTGGTACACGGCCAGCACGGGGAAATTCCTCGCGAAGGACGCCGCCGCCAGTTGGGCGATCCCACGCCTCCCGAACCCGGATGTCATGATGCTCGACCATGCGCGCCGGGCCTATCTTGGCGAGGTCGCAGACGACTGGACGAACCAGGGCGACGCCGCCCGGCAGTTGGCGGAGCGTCTCGGCGAATGCGTCAGCAATGCGCTGAAATCAGGATAG
- a CDS encoding 3-deoxy-manno-octulosonate cytidylyltransferase, whose protein sequence is MASSRLPGKPLADIAGRPMIVHVAERARESDMGRVVVAVDDAAVFEAVEAAGFEAVMTGMAHQSGSDRIHEALGKVDPDGRAQLVVNVQGDLPTLDPALIKASLAPLSEPAVDIATLTVEITDEAEKTASQVVKLVGSPVGPTRLRALYFTRATAPWGEGPLYHHIGLYTYRRAALERFVSLPVSPLEGREKLEQLRALEAGMRIDAEIVTTVPLGVDTAEDLEKARRILEGVTS, encoded by the coding sequence ATGGCCTCCAGCCGCCTCCCCGGCAAGCCGCTGGCCGATATCGCCGGCCGGCCAATGATCGTCCATGTCGCCGAACGCGCGCGCGAATCAGACATGGGCCGCGTGGTCGTCGCCGTCGATGACGCCGCCGTTTTCGAGGCCGTCGAGGCGGCCGGATTCGAGGCGGTGATGACCGGCATGGCGCACCAGTCCGGTTCCGACCGTATCCACGAGGCGCTCGGCAAGGTCGATCCCGACGGCCGCGCCCAACTGGTCGTCAACGTCCAGGGCGACCTGCCGACCCTCGACCCGGCGCTGATCAAGGCTTCGCTGGCCCCGCTTTCCGAACCCGCGGTCGATATCGCGACGCTAACGGTCGAGATCACCGACGAGGCCGAAAAGACCGCCTCGCAGGTGGTCAAGCTCGTCGGCTCACCGGTCGGGCCCACAAGGCTGCGCGCGCTTTACTTTACCCGCGCGACCGCCCCTTGGGGCGAGGGCCCGCTCTACCACCACATAGGACTTTATACCTATCGGCGCGCCGCCCTCGAGCGCTTCGTCTCGCTGCCGGTCTCGCCGCTGGAAGGGCGCGAGAAGCTGGAGCAGTTGCGTGCGCTGGAAGCCGGCATGCGCATCGATGCCGAGATCGTCACGACCGTGCCGCTCGGCGTCGATACCGCCGAGGACCTCGAAAAGGCGCGCCGCATTCTGGAAGGTGTCACCTCATGA